The sequence GGCCGGTGACGACCATCCTAGATAAATGATAAGCCATTCGGTTAACCCCGGAGGACAGAACCCGGCTTATAGGCTCGTGTCAATCAGGTTTTTTGTTATGCGGTCCTCCTGTCGGTAGGAAAGAGAACTAGAATTTTCTATATTCTCACTTACAGACAGGAAGTTCGCATTATTTTTTCAAAAACTTTCCTTACCTTTGCGGCCACGTTTTACAGGGGAGATGCGTCTCCCATCAAAACCAACAAGCACAAATGGCTGTTAAAATCCGTTTATCGCGTCGTGGACGCAAAAGAATGGCGATATACGACATCGTCGTGGCTGAATCAACTTCGCCCCGTGATGGCCGGTTCATTGAGAAAATCGGTTCGTATAACCCCAACACAGACCCTTCGACGGTTGTATTGAAGTCGGAGCGGGCCGTACATTGGCTCTTAGTTGGTGCTCAACCGACCGATACCGCCCGTTCGGTATTGTCGCATGAAGGCATCATGTATCGCAAACACCTGCAGGTAGGCGTTAACAAAGGCGCTATCACGCAGGAACAGGCTGATGAGAAATTCACAACCTGGAAAGATGATAAAGAGAATCGTAAGGCAGGTTCAGCCGATACCAAAACGCAAACCAAAGAGCAGGCTCGTGCCGCGCGTCTGGAAGCTGAGCGTAAGGTAAACGAAGCGCGTGCTGAAGCGATCGCTAAGAAAAACAAAGTGGAAGAACCTGTTGCCGAAGCTCCTGCTGTAGAAGCAGCCGTTGAAGAGGCTCCAGCTACCGAAGCTGCTGCACCAGAAGAAACTCCCGTTGCAGACGCTCCTGCTGCGGAATAGTTTTTCGACCGGTCCGGTTATACCGGAAAGCCGGAAAATGTATTAGTAAAGAGCCTGTTCGTTTGTGAGCAGGCTCTTTTTATGAGTAAGGCAACCAGTCGGCGTTCCGACCAGAAGCCGTACTTTTGCCAGAAAATGCGGCTTCTCAGCTGCTTCCCCTATGACTAAGGACGATTGCTATCAGGTAGGCCATATCACCAAGACGCATGGCGTAAGTGGTGAACTGGTTCTTTATTTAGACGTTGATAACGCCAGTGAGTATGCCGATCTGGAATCGGTACTGTTGGAGGTGAAAGGCGACTTGATTCCGTATTTCATCGAATCCATTGCTATCGTGAAAGGTAGTCGGGCAATTATTGCCTTCGAGGACGTAGATACCATCGAGCAGGCCGAACGGCTGATTAATTGCGGTGCTTATTTACCGCTCGATGAGCTGGAACCGATTACTGACGAAACCCGATTCTATTTCCATGAGATTGTCGGCTATCAGGTTGTCGATGCGCAGGAAGGACCTTTGGGCACAGTTCGTGGTGTGTATGCCATGAATGCTCAGGATCTGATCGCCATGGATTATCTCGGTAAGGAGGTCCTGATTCCCATCAATAGCGATATTGTGAAAACGGTAGACCGGGCTAATCAGAAGCTGAATGTGTCGCTTCCAGATGGTTTGCTGGCAATCTATATGGAAGAGGACAGCAAAGAAAAGCCGGAAGTGAATGGCAACGAAGACGATACCGATGAGGATTGATATTATTACCTGTCTGCCCCGATTACTGGACAGTTTTTTTGCGCATTCAATTCTGCAGCGGGCGCAACAGGGTGGTTATGTGGAGATTGCCGTGCATGATCTGCGTGACTTTACAGCCGATAAACATCGGCGGGTAGACGATTATGCCTTTGGCGGAGGAGCCGGTATGGTGATGCAGATCGAGCCGATTGCCCGCTGTATCCGGTCTTTGCAGGCCGAACGTACCTACGACGAACTTATTTACATGACACCTGATGGGGAACGACTGAATCAGCAAACGGCTAATTCGCTTTCGTTACGTCAGAATTTAATTATCCTCTGCGGACATTACAAAGGGGTCGATGAGCGCGTTCGTGAGCTATTTATAACGAAAGAAATCAGCATCGGCGATTATGTGCTGTCGGGTGGCGAACTGGCCGCGGCTGTGCTTTCCGACGCTATTATCCGGTTATTGCCGGGTGTTCTCAATGATGAAACATCGGCTTTAACGGACTCCTTTCAGGACAATTTACTGGCCCCTCCAGTCTACACCCGTCCGGCCGAGTTTGAAGGTCATCGCGTACCTGATATTCTGTTATCGGGCCACGAAGCCAAAATTGACGAGTGGCGGTATGAACAGGCGTTGGAACGGACGCGAATACGGCGACCCGATTTGCTGGAGTAGGAGGGTCCACCTAAACTAAACGATAGAAAAATAATTGGAATGGTTGATTTGGGGTTATTTATATTCTAAAATCAGCATCGGGGCGGCTGGAATAGGTGAGTTGATAGGGTCGAAATAAGCCAACAACAGCCATTCCAGATCACCAAACGTACGT comes from Spirosoma aureum and encodes:
- a CDS encoding 30S ribosomal protein S16: MAVKIRLSRRGRKRMAIYDIVVAESTSPRDGRFIEKIGSYNPNTDPSTVVLKSERAVHWLLVGAQPTDTARSVLSHEGIMYRKHLQVGVNKGAITQEQADEKFTTWKDDKENRKAGSADTKTQTKEQARAARLEAERKVNEARAEAIAKKNKVEEPVAEAPAVEAAVEEAPATEAAAPEETPVADAPAAE
- the rimM gene encoding ribosome maturation factor RimM (Essential for efficient processing of 16S rRNA); the encoded protein is MTKDDCYQVGHITKTHGVSGELVLYLDVDNASEYADLESVLLEVKGDLIPYFIESIAIVKGSRAIIAFEDVDTIEQAERLINCGAYLPLDELEPITDETRFYFHEIVGYQVVDAQEGPLGTVRGVYAMNAQDLIAMDYLGKEVLIPINSDIVKTVDRANQKLNVSLPDGLLAIYMEEDSKEKPEVNGNEDDTDED
- the trmD gene encoding tRNA (guanosine(37)-N1)-methyltransferase TrmD, whose protein sequence is MRIDIITCLPRLLDSFFAHSILQRAQQGGYVEIAVHDLRDFTADKHRRVDDYAFGGGAGMVMQIEPIARCIRSLQAERTYDELIYMTPDGERLNQQTANSLSLRQNLIILCGHYKGVDERVRELFITKEISIGDYVLSGGELAAAVLSDAIIRLLPGVLNDETSALTDSFQDNLLAPPVYTRPAEFEGHRVPDILLSGHEAKIDEWRYEQALERTRIRRPDLLE